From a region of the Salinispira pacifica genome:
- a CDS encoding transposase encodes MLSSHGVIQGYNGIAAVDDKNQIVVWADAYGDINEAGHLPQILQDLEKQCKDAGISEDIVHTVAITADSGFHNEVNMKYCIEHEIDTYIPDNKFRSRDVRFESSGEHKKKTANWRPVHSKKYFAPEDFHYNHKKHTASCPAGHPLRLNMKNYKAEDGKYTGDRFRGIEKVCRECTLRDKCIRNPQTPFRQVTFFHRSIEGPDFLNMAKEKFDTATSRTMYSRRMGTVEPVFGHLRSTKGLNHFTLRGLKKVSTQWRLFCLVHNIGKLKLCW; translated from the coding sequence ATGCTTTCTTCACATGGTGTTATTCAGGGCTACAATGGAATTGCCGCGGTAGATGACAAAAATCAGATAGTCGTGTGGGCCGATGCATATGGTGATATTAATGAAGCCGGCCATTTACCACAGATCCTGCAGGACCTGGAAAAACAGTGCAAGGATGCAGGGATATCTGAAGATATTGTCCACACTGTAGCCATCACCGCAGACTCCGGATTTCACAATGAAGTAAACATGAAATACTGCATAGAGCATGAAATTGATACATACATCCCCGACAATAAATTTCGGTCCCGGGATGTGCGCTTTGAATCGTCAGGAGAGCATAAAAAGAAAACGGCCAACTGGCGACCGGTTCACAGTAAAAAATATTTTGCACCGGAAGACTTTCACTATAACCATAAAAAGCACACAGCCAGCTGTCCTGCCGGGCATCCACTCCGGTTGAATATGAAAAATTATAAAGCAGAAGATGGGAAATACACGGGAGATCGATTCAGAGGGATAGAAAAAGTCTGTCGCGAATGTACTCTTCGAGATAAATGCATTCGAAATCCTCAAACTCCATTTCGTCAGGTAACCTTCTTTCACCGGAGTATTGAAGGTCCGGATTTCCTCAATATGGCTAAAGAGAAATTCGATACGGCCACCTCAAGGACGATGTATTCCAGGCGTATGGGAACCGTGGAACCGGTGTTTGGCCATCTGCGAAGCACCAAAGGACTTAATCATTTCACTTTACGAGGGCTAAAAAAGGTGAGTACCCAATGGCGTTTGTTTTGCCTGGTACACAATATTGGAAAGCTGAAACTATGCTGGTAA
- a CDS encoding IS4 family transposase, translating to MKKYSTVLGTLNSVISRYDFKKIVDLHDGDKGIRTLSTDLLLKTMTYAQVSQAFSLNEVIATMHSQHAKLYHAGMAPVKKSTVADALAKRSSDIFKDLFYQLLGQAGTMHTPNHRFRNPLQIIDATTIDLCLSRYDWAQFRTTKGAIKLHASYNSDSALPNYVQLSTGKLHETNTLLDFPRKKGDIMVFDRGYNNYKSFHKLQLDDVTFVTRLKKNAKVRTTLVYHKNPDGPVLEDAWMKFTQDSAEANYPDLIRVVTYKDPEHGKVYRFLTNNFDLPAHEIADIYKERWQVELFFKWIKQNLKIKTFFGTSKNAVWSQIWIALIVYVLIWMMKVLHGIESTFQKIMQVLKLTILDRRDISELFHPPPPSPISSNLWLFEGAGN from the coding sequence ATGAAAAAGTATAGCACGGTGCTTGGCACATTGAATAGCGTCATTTCACGATATGATTTCAAGAAAATTGTCGATTTGCACGATGGAGATAAAGGAATACGGACCCTCTCCACAGATCTTCTTCTTAAAACAATGACCTATGCACAAGTTTCACAGGCATTCAGTCTGAATGAAGTCATAGCAACCATGCACTCCCAGCATGCTAAACTCTATCATGCCGGCATGGCGCCGGTAAAAAAATCCACTGTCGCTGATGCCCTGGCAAAACGCAGCAGTGATATCTTTAAGGATTTATTTTATCAGCTCCTTGGTCAGGCAGGTACAATGCATACGCCGAACCACCGTTTTCGCAATCCCTTGCAAATCATTGATGCCACGACAATCGACCTCTGCCTCTCGCGCTATGACTGGGCTCAGTTTCGTACAACAAAGGGGGCAATAAAACTGCACGCCAGCTATAACAGTGACAGCGCACTACCAAATTATGTACAGCTGAGTACCGGTAAACTCCATGAGACGAATACGCTTTTAGATTTTCCCCGCAAGAAGGGAGATATTATGGTTTTTGATCGGGGGTATAATAACTATAAGTCATTTCACAAATTGCAATTAGATGACGTTACATTCGTAACCAGATTAAAGAAGAATGCCAAGGTGAGAACAACTCTTGTATACCATAAGAATCCCGATGGGCCGGTACTTGAAGATGCTTGGATGAAGTTTACCCAAGATAGTGCCGAAGCAAACTATCCCGACCTGATCCGAGTGGTTACGTATAAAGATCCGGAGCATGGGAAGGTATACCGTTTTCTCACAAACAACTTCGACTTGCCAGCACATGAGATCGCGGATATTTATAAGGAACGCTGGCAGGTTGAGCTATTCTTTAAATGGATCAAGCAAAATCTGAAAATTAAAACTTTCTTCGGAACGAGTAAGAATGCAGTATGGAGTCAAATCTGGATAGCATTAATTGTGTATGTTCTCATTTGGATGATGAAGGTACTACATGGAATTGAATCGACGTTTCAAAAAATAATGCAGGTCCTCAAGTTAACCATTCTGGATCGCCGGGATATCTCCGAATTATTTCATCCGCCTCCACCTTCCCCTATTTCATCAAATCTTTGGCTTTTTGAGGGGGCTGGAAATTAA
- a CDS encoding transposase, whose amino-acid sequence MPRFKDYSYDQQLMLPITLSKQILPGTFEYTLHVLFSEKLDLSVFYDRFQNEETGAPAFDPAVLLKIILFAYSRGITSSRRIARFCDENIVCMALSADTHPHFTTIADFISSMDKECIDLFTKVLAICYSENLIGKEMFAIDGCKISSNCSKEWSGTKADLVRKVEKIRKSISFLVGKHQHEDLHGAKNKDLEKETAAIEKLSAKADKIESWLSEHNDRMGASGKAVKSNITDHCCPV is encoded by the coding sequence ATGCCCCGGTTCAAGGACTATTCATACGATCAGCAACTGATGCTGCCAATTACACTTTCCAAGCAGATTTTGCCTGGAACCTTTGAATACACCCTTCATGTCCTGTTTAGTGAGAAATTGGATCTCTCAGTCTTTTATGATCGCTTTCAGAATGAGGAAACTGGAGCCCCGGCTTTTGACCCCGCGGTTCTTCTGAAGATCATTCTCTTTGCATACTCACGGGGAATTACCAGCAGCCGAAGAATAGCCCGGTTTTGTGATGAGAATATTGTCTGTATGGCGTTATCTGCGGATACTCATCCGCATTTCACAACCATTGCAGATTTTATTTCGTCTATGGATAAAGAGTGTATTGATCTATTCACTAAGGTTCTGGCCATCTGTTATTCAGAAAATCTCATTGGCAAGGAAATGTTCGCCATCGATGGCTGTAAGATTTCATCTAATTGTTCAAAAGAGTGGAGCGGTACCAAGGCCGACCTCGTGCGGAAAGTTGAGAAGATACGGAAATCAATATCCTTCCTGGTCGGTAAGCATCAGCATGAAGATCTGCACGGCGCGAAAAACAAAGACCTGGAGAAAGAAACTGCTGCAATAGAAAAGCTGAGTGCCAAGGCTGATAAAATCGAGAGCTGGCTGAGTGAACACAATGACCGCATGGGTGCATCGGGCAAAGCGGTGAAGAGTAATATCACTGATCACTGCTGTCCGGTTTAA
- the vapC gene encoding type II toxin-antitoxin system tRNA(fMet)-specific endonuclease VapC encodes MKNKFPAMLDRIESIGIENIGISTITLAELEFGIANSDPEKLEQNRNALMEFLIPFDIIEFSSTDAFEYGQIRTHLKNQGILIGNMDMLIGAQARARDLILVTNNEKEFQRIESLEIENWTITN; translated from the coding sequence ATAAAAAATAAATTTCCGGCGATGCTCGACAGAATTGAATCAATCGGAATAGAAAATATTGGAATATCGACAATAACTCTAGCAGAACTTGAATTTGGCATTGCGAACTCAGATCCTGAAAAACTAGAACAAAATAGAAATGCCCTCATGGAATTCCTCATTCCATTTGATATTATCGAATTTTCCAGTACAGATGCATTTGAATACGGGCAAATTAGAACACACTTAAAAAATCAAGGAATACTTATCGGCAATATGGATATGCTCATTGGTGCTCAGGCGCGGGCGAGAGATCTTATACTTGTGACAAATAACGAGAAAGAATTTCAAAGGATCGAGTCACTTGAAATCGAGAATTGGACAATCACAAATTAA
- a CDS encoding transposase produces MFRKNEGHKQQRMFTSVDQLPETARKHLEQSWAQVFYHEYFCRINEEVFSVLYSDKHSRPNTPINILVGFETLKSGFGLSDERLYDHFMFDLKFRYALGLKDFDEGNFELRTIYNFRSAVSAYEEEHRVNLIHKASEQITDEQLKQFQIKTGLQRMDSTMVQSNIRKMSRLQLLVEIIHRFYRMLSEEEQKAYEQLFARYVKEDSLHYCCRVKRDEMDGRLEQLGKDLSTMLECFEDVHGDEKAYQQAFRVFGEHFRFEQESIVVRESKELGGSTLQSPDDEEATFRTKSRESSRGYGANITETCDEDNNLQLISRVSVAPNITDDQQFLAEDIENLKEREGIDEVYTDAGYTGEAAAKATATYQVSQHVSAIKGRKKEKTRVGLEDFTVTRTSEGKVTAIICPNGQGGELRESKKAADRYTAGFSADGCQACPFVNQCPAKRLKKRPSYVLHFTATDLRVAATRKQVAETGKEITNKRASIESTVRSVIHPFGGHLCKLPVRGRHRVTTMMVLSAMMVNIRRIRGYLFPEDGSKPIPDGYALC; encoded by the coding sequence ATGTTTCGAAAGAACGAAGGACATAAGCAGCAGAGAATGTTTACATCGGTGGACCAACTTCCTGAGACTGCAAGAAAACACCTTGAACAGTCCTGGGCACAGGTTTTCTACCATGAATATTTCTGCAGGATTAACGAGGAGGTCTTCTCCGTTCTCTACAGTGATAAGCATTCACGGCCCAACACGCCTATCAATATTCTGGTAGGCTTTGAAACCCTCAAATCCGGATTCGGCTTAAGTGACGAGCGACTCTATGATCATTTCATGTTTGATCTGAAGTTCCGCTACGCCCTGGGCTTGAAGGACTTTGACGAAGGAAACTTTGAGCTGCGTACTATCTACAACTTCCGCTCAGCGGTGAGTGCCTATGAAGAGGAACACAGGGTTAATCTGATTCACAAGGCAAGTGAACAGATAACCGACGAGCAATTGAAACAGTTTCAGATAAAAACCGGCCTACAGCGGATGGATTCAACCATGGTGCAGAGTAACATCCGCAAGATGAGCCGTCTGCAGCTGTTGGTAGAAATCATCCATCGCTTTTACCGTATGCTCAGTGAAGAAGAACAGAAAGCGTATGAGCAGCTGTTTGCCAGGTATGTGAAAGAAGACTCCCTGCACTATTGCTGCCGGGTGAAACGGGACGAGATGGACGGGCGACTTGAGCAGCTTGGAAAAGATCTATCGACTATGCTGGAATGTTTTGAAGACGTGCACGGAGATGAAAAAGCGTACCAGCAGGCCTTCAGGGTTTTTGGTGAACACTTTCGTTTTGAACAGGAATCTATCGTTGTGCGAGAAAGTAAAGAACTCGGTGGTAGCACCTTGCAGTCTCCTGATGATGAAGAGGCCACCTTCAGGACGAAAAGCAGAGAAAGCTCCCGGGGGTATGGTGCAAATATCACGGAAACTTGCGATGAAGATAATAATCTCCAACTCATCAGCAGGGTAAGTGTGGCGCCAAACATAACCGATGACCAGCAATTTCTGGCCGAAGATATTGAGAACCTGAAAGAGCGGGAGGGAATCGATGAAGTGTATACCGATGCGGGGTATACGGGAGAGGCGGCAGCCAAGGCAACAGCAACATATCAGGTAAGCCAGCACGTGAGTGCCATCAAGGGAAGGAAAAAAGAGAAGACGAGAGTGGGCCTGGAAGATTTCACCGTCACTCGAACCAGTGAAGGAAAGGTGACTGCTATCATCTGTCCAAATGGCCAGGGCGGGGAGCTGCGGGAAAGTAAAAAAGCAGCAGACCGCTATACCGCCGGGTTTTCTGCCGACGGCTGTCAGGCTTGCCCCTTTGTCAACCAGTGCCCGGCAAAGCGGCTGAAAAAGCGACCAAGTTATGTTCTTCATTTTACTGCGACCGATTTGCGGGTTGCCGCCACCAGGAAGCAGGTAGCAGAAACAGGAAAAGAGATTACCAATAAGCGGGCATCAATAGAGAGTACCGTTCGAAGTGTTATTCACCCCTTTGGTGGCCATCTCTGTAAACTACCAGTGCGGGGCAGGCATCGGGTTACCACCATGATGGTCTTGAGTGCCATGATGGTTAACATTCGCAGAATCAGGGGATACCTGTTTCCCGAAGATGGGTCAAAACCAATTCCGGATGGATATGCACTCTGTTAG
- a CDS encoding antitoxin: MDTAKLFVNGKSQAVRLPKEYRFSGSDVFIKKIDDIVMLIPKDKIWKLFRESFDKFSSELDFTRENDAPQERETL, encoded by the coding sequence GTGGATACAGCAAAACTCTTTGTGAATGGGAAAAGCCAGGCGGTTCGCTTACCCAAAGAATATCGATTTTCAGGATCCGATGTATTTATAAAAAAAATTGATGATATCGTAATGCTCATTCCCAAAGATAAAATCTGGAAACTATTTCGAGAATCATTCGATAAATTTTCCTCAGAGCTGGACTTCACTCGTGAAAATGACGCTCCACAGGAACGGGAAACATTGTAG
- a CDS encoding IS5 family transposase (programmed frameshift), which yields MYRTEDKTQLSFEDFYLPFGGKLNPNNRWVQLADLIPWEDLEAEYASQFAIESGQGAPAIRFRTALGALIIKEKLGITDEETVEQIRETPYLQYLIGMQGYQDEAPFDPSMPGHSLRSLPGRASGMVHFRKRISMDMITHANELIIAEERKKTEDDTEAEKEENPEVENNGKLLIDATCVPGDIRYPTDLSLLNESREKLETIIDVLHAERAKGATKPRTYRQRARKDFLAVIKKRKASKNKIRKAIRKQLGYIRRNLRHIEQLATVVGLNSLSRQQYRNMLVISEVFRQQALMYESKDHRISGRIVSISQPHIRPIVRGKAGTPVEFGMKISSANINGYMFIDRFSWDPYNESGDLDMQAENYKQRYGVYPESIHADQIYRTRDNRNWCKKRGIRLSGPPLGRPPKDRGENRERKKLARQDELDRIAVEGTFGRAKRRYSMGRLMTKLSETSETQVAMVMLVMNLEKIRMDLFCVFIIAIRRSRKIPKSHFPVVLGYGNMAA from the exons ATGTATAGAACTGAGGACAAAACGCAGCTTTCATTTGAAGATTTCTATCTGCCATTTGGAGGCAAACTGAACCCCAATAACCGCTGGGTTCAGCTTGCCGATTTAATCCCCTGGGAGGATTTAGAAGCAGAATATGCCTCACAGTTTGCTATCGAAAGCGGGCAAGGCGCTCCGGCGATCCGTTTCCGTACAGCATTGGGTGCCCTGATTATAAAGGAAAAATTAGGAATTACAGATGAGGAAACCGTGGAGCAGATTCGTGAGACGCCTTACCTGCAATATCTCATCGGAATGCAGGGTTACCAGGATGAGGCTCCTTTTGATCCATCAATGCCTGGTCACTCGCTACGCTCGTTGCCCGGCCGTGCATCCGGGATGGTGCATTTCAGAAAGCGAATCAGCATGGACATGATCACTCACGCAAATGAATTGATTATTGCCGAAGAACGT AAAAAAACTGAAGATGATACGGAAGCTGAAAAAGAAGAAAATCCTGAGGTAGAAAACAACGGAAAGCTTCTGATTGATGCCACCTGCGTGCCCGGTGATATTCGATATCCCACAGACCTTTCCCTTTTAAATGAGAGCCGGGAAAAACTGGAAACCATCATAGACGTTCTTCACGCAGAACGGGCCAAGGGGGCGACAAAACCCCGAACCTACCGGCAGAGAGCGCGAAAGGATTTTTTGGCGGTGATCAAAAAGAGGAAAGCCAGCAAGAACAAGATTCGCAAGGCAATACGCAAGCAGCTGGGGTACATACGCCGTAATCTCCGGCATATAGAGCAATTAGCGACGGTAGTAGGCTTGAATAGCCTGTCTCGGCAGCAGTACCGGAATATGCTGGTGATCTCGGAAGTCTTTCGCCAGCAGGCACTGATGTATGAATCCAAAGATCATCGAATATCGGGCCGGATTGTGAGTATCTCCCAACCCCATATTCGGCCCATCGTTAGGGGAAAAGCCGGTACCCCGGTTGAGTTCGGCATGAAGATTTCATCCGCCAATATTAACGGGTACATGTTTATCGACCGATTTTCATGGGATCCATACAACGAGTCTGGTGATTTAGACATGCAGGCTGAAAATTACAAACAGAGATATGGCGTGTATCCGGAATCAATACACGCCGATCAGATTTACCGCACCAGGGACAACCGAAATTGGTGCAAGAAACGGGGAATCAGATTATCTGGTCCACCACTGGGTCGTCCACCGAAAGATCGTGGAGAAAATCGGGAACGAAAGAAGCTGGCCCGTCAGGATGAGCTGGATAGAATAGCTGTCGAAGGGACATTCGGTAGAGCAAAACGACGGTACTCAATGGGTCGATTAATGACAAAGCTTTCTGAGACCAGTGAAACGCAGGTGGCCATGGTCATGCTGGTGATGAACCTGGAAAAGATTCGCATGGATCTTTTTTGCGTCTTTATCATAGCTATACGGCGCAGCCGAAAAATTCCGAAGTCTCATTTCCCCGTGGTATTGGGGTATGGTAATATGGCAGCATAG
- the ltrA gene encoding group II intron reverse transcriptase/maturase, whose product MANTRNTGGSERVENSYGELRRLSESHAKMQTLMHYVNRENLKAEHRAQVRGKAAGIDGATKESYESGLEEHVDALLGRMKSFSYRPQAVRRTYIPKTDGTVRPLGIPAYEDKLVQGIMAKVLTEIYEPRFLDCSYGFRPNRNCHDVIREINQTIMTKKINYILDADIKGFFDNVDHEWLVKFLENDIQDKNFIRYVVRFLKAGIMENGNVSDSDKGTPQGGLISPVLANVYLHYVLDLWFEKVAKRHLRGETYLYRYADDYVVLFQYEDDAKRFYEVMLKRLAKFKLTVAEEKTRIIPFGRYKGTKETFDFLGFTHVNASTRTGKYTVLHLTSKKKLKAKRQSAKQWIRWNMHRPVMKIVRALSRKLVGHYNYYGVNGNLKGLYKFYTYIRYTLYKVLRRRGQKHKIIWETFEKIWKLIPRPKICKDIWQWSNV is encoded by the coding sequence GTGGCCAACACCAGGAACACTGGAGGTTCTGAAAGAGTGGAAAACAGCTATGGGGAGTTGAGGAGGTTGTCGGAGAGTCACGCGAAGATGCAGACGCTCATGCACTATGTCAACAGGGAGAACCTGAAAGCAGAGCATCGGGCGCAGGTCAGAGGAAAAGCCGCAGGCATAGACGGAGCGACGAAGGAGAGCTATGAGTCCGGACTGGAAGAGCATGTGGATGCATTGCTTGGACGGATGAAATCCTTCAGTTACAGACCGCAGGCGGTGAGAAGAACATACATACCCAAGACGGATGGCACGGTACGACCGCTTGGAATTCCGGCGTATGAGGATAAACTGGTACAAGGAATAATGGCGAAGGTGCTGACAGAGATATATGAACCGAGGTTTCTGGACTGTTCCTATGGGTTCAGGCCGAACCGGAATTGTCATGATGTGATACGGGAAATAAACCAGACGATCATGACGAAGAAGATAAATTATATTCTTGATGCCGACATCAAAGGGTTCTTTGACAATGTTGACCATGAATGGCTGGTGAAGTTTCTGGAGAATGATATACAGGACAAGAATTTCATTCGTTATGTAGTAAGATTTCTCAAGGCGGGGATCATGGAGAATGGGAACGTCAGCGACAGTGACAAGGGGACTCCGCAAGGAGGACTTATTTCGCCGGTGCTGGCTAACGTGTATCTTCATTATGTACTCGACTTGTGGTTTGAGAAGGTGGCAAAAAGGCATCTGAGGGGTGAGACATACTTGTACCGATATGCCGATGATTATGTGGTATTATTCCAGTACGAGGATGATGCGAAAAGATTCTACGAGGTGATGCTGAAAAGGCTTGCAAAGTTCAAGCTAACGGTGGCCGAAGAGAAGACAAGGATCATTCCGTTTGGAAGGTACAAAGGAACCAAGGAGACATTTGATTTTCTTGGATTCACCCACGTGAACGCCAGTACAAGGACTGGTAAGTACACAGTCCTGCACCTGACAAGCAAGAAGAAGCTGAAGGCTAAACGCCAGAGCGCAAAACAGTGGATCAGATGGAACATGCATCGACCTGTCATGAAAATTGTCAGAGCACTAAGCCGGAAACTGGTTGGGCACTACAATTACTACGGGGTCAACGGAAATCTGAAAGGACTGTACAAGTTCTACACTTACATCAGATACACACTGTATAAGGTTCTAAGGCGTAGAGGCCAGAAGCACAAGATAATTTGGGAGACATTTGAAAAGATATGGAAATTAATACCAAGACCGAAAATTTGCAAAGACATCTGGCAATGGTCGAATGTTTAG
- a CDS encoding nucleotidyltransferase family protein, giving the protein MIKADTKTKEDIDLAKEILLKFGCREIYIFGSLIEGNFTENSDIDIAVVGLPKSKVFTAYGELIEKPSRSVDLIGLDYDHDFSKIINMPSSSIDDYTARETLFRTNLLSFFNES; this is encoded by the coding sequence ATGATTAAGGCAGATACAAAGACCAAAGAAGATATAGATCTCGCAAAAGAAATTCTTCTGAAATTTGGATGCCGTGAAATCTATATTTTTGGATCCTTAATTGAAGGAAATTTCACGGAAAATTCGGATATCGATATCGCGGTCGTCGGCCTCCCTAAAAGCAAAGTTTTTACGGCATACGGGGAGCTCATTGAAAAACCAAGCCGAAGTGTAGACTTAATCGGCTTGGATTATGATCATGATTTTAGTAAGATTATCAACATGCCCAGCTCATCTATTGATGACTATACAGCCAGAGAAACACTCTTTAGAACAAATCTTCTCTCGTTTTTTAATGAGTCATGA
- a CDS encoding type I restriction-modification system subunit M N-terminal domain-containing protein — MNYSIHNTITNFIWNIADDVLRDVYVRGKYRDVILPMTVIRRLDALLEPTKEAVLNMKKQLDSAGIANQNAALCQASGEAFFNSSPFTLKDLKNRAKVQQLKADFEAYLDGFSPNVQEILDKFKFRNQIPTLVDADILGALIEKYLNPSINLSPKPVLDADGNEKLPGLDNHSMGTVFEELIRRFNEENNEEAGEHFTPRDVVKLMADLIFLPIADQIESGSYLVYDGACGTPCVNIKASFQVTSMLTQGVIRLLSWFLQPQKRMPMDGSELTSVLCTHF, encoded by the coding sequence ATGAATTACAGTATCCATAATACAATAACAAATTTCATCTGGAACATTGCAGATGATGTCCTGAGAGATGTATATGTCCGTGGTAAATACCGGGACGTTATTCTGCCGATGACCGTTATTCGCCGTCTTGATGCACTTCTTGAGCCGACCAAAGAAGCTGTCCTTAATATGAAAAAACAGCTTGATTCTGCGGGGATTGCCAATCAGAACGCAGCTCTGTGTCAGGCATCCGGCGAAGCTTTTTTCAACAGCTCCCCATTTACTCTTAAAGACCTGAAAAACAGAGCCAAGGTTCAGCAATTGAAAGCTGACTTTGAAGCCTATCTCGATGGCTTCTCACCCAACGTTCAGGAAATTCTGGATAAGTTCAAATTCCGCAACCAGATCCCGACGCTTGTGGATGCTGATATCCTCGGCGCTTTGATTGAAAAATATCTGAATCCAAGCATCAATCTAAGCCCCAAGCCGGTGCTGGATGCCGATGGTAATGAAAAACTTCCCGGGCTGGATAATCACAGCATGGGAACGGTCTTTGAAGAATTGATTCGCCGCTTCAACGAAGAAAATAACGAAGAGGCTGGAGAGCATTTTACCCCTCGTGATGTGGTGAAGTTGATGGCTGACCTGATCTTCCTGCCAATTGCAGACCAAATCGAATCTGGCAGCTACCTGGTGTATGACGGTGCCTGCGGGACCCCCTGTGTCAACATAAAAGCCTCCTTTCAGGTGACTTCTATGTTGACACAGGGGGTCATTCGCCTATTGTCATGGTTTTTGCAGCCGCAAAAACGCATGCCAATGGACGGCTCAGAGCTCACCTCTGTGTTATGCACACATTTTTAA
- a CDS encoding DUF2784 domain-containing protein, translating to MVGWIWRYTRRIHLLTIGLTLFSWLFLGIWYGFGYCFCTDWHWQIRSLLGNPPNHYSYIQFLVHQITGWNPPRQLTNTLTVLAFAAIITLSLALNLRDLLNRKKTNGGAW from the coding sequence ATGGTCGGATGGATTTGGCGCTATACCCGTCGCATTCATTTGCTCACCATCGGCCTCACCTTGTTTTCCTGGCTGTTCCTGGGTATTTGGTATGGCTTTGGATACTGCTTCTGTACCGACTGGCACTGGCAGATCCGGTCGCTTCTGGGAAATCCGCCGAACCATTATTCCTACATACAGTTCCTGGTGCACCAGATCACCGGATGGAATCCTCCAAGGCAATTGACCAATACGCTGACTGTCCTCGCATTCGCCGCCATCATCACTTTGAGCCTTGCGCTGAACCTGCGGGATTTGCTCAACAGAAAGAAAACAAACGGCGGCGCTTGGTAA
- a CDS encoding universal stress protein has product MESLLVCIDFSPLTDRIVDTARGMAQCMSRGLHLVHVQPERNSIPTAVISNTAGSAGKEESLTRRKEVAMLAKLCKRLQDEGIRTSCSTPAGRIDEMLTREAREHNAKMVIMGSHGNGAMYHLVVGSVAEGVLSNLGIPVVLVPAQA; this is encoded by the coding sequence ATGGAAAGTCTTCTCGTATGCATCGATTTTTCACCCCTCACCGATCGTATCGTGGATACCGCCAGGGGAATGGCGCAGTGTATGTCCCGGGGGCTTCACCTGGTGCATGTTCAACCTGAACGAAATTCTATCCCCACCGCGGTGATTTCGAATACCGCCGGAAGCGCCGGGAAGGAAGAATCTCTGACCAGGCGTAAAGAGGTCGCAATGCTCGCCAAACTGTGCAAGCGGCTTCAGGACGAGGGCATCAGGACCAGTTGTTCAACTCCTGCAGGCAGGATAGACGAAATGCTTACCAGGGAGGCTCGGGAGCACAACGCCAAAATGGTGATTATGGGAAGCCATGGAAACGGTGCAATGTATCACCTGGTGGTAGGATCAGTGGCAGAAGGGGTGTTGAGCAACCTGGGTATTCCGGTGGTTTTGGTCCCGGCTCAGGCGTGA